GAGGCAGTATTAAACAGTACGAGGTCGCTGTCAACCCAGATAAGTTGAATAGTTTGGGTATTAGTATTTCACAAGTGTATGAGGCTCTCGCTCGGAACAATGTGAATACAGGCGGTGCTTACATAGAAAAAAATAAAATGTCAAATTTCATAAGAGGTGAAGGTCTTATTCGCTCTTTGGAAGACATCAAGAATATCTCGATTATCAACGAAGGCAACATTCCCGTAACTATTGGAGATGTTGCAACACGCGTCCATTTTGGGAATCAGGTACGTTATGGTGCTTTTACGCAAGACGGTAAGGAAGCCGTAGGAGGAATAATAATGATGCTAAAAGGTTCAAACCCTAATGCGGTTATTCAAAATGTTAAGAATCGTATGGCAGAAATTGAAAAATCCCTGCCAGAAGGTCTCACTATCGCCCCTATCATTGATCGTAGTGAGCTAATTGCCAGAACGACCGATACCGTTAAAACCAATTTACTGGAAGGCGCCCTAATCGTGATATTTGCCCTTGTTTTATTGTTGGGTAGTTTAAGAGGTGGCATCATAACGGCCACGACCATACCGTTGTCCTTGCTTTTTGCCTTTATATTAATGAAGCAATTTAATGTATGGGCAAACTTAATGAGCTTGGGAGCTATTGATTTTGGGATTATCATAGATGGTGCGGTAATTATTATAGAAGGAACGGTTTATGAGATCCAAAAACGGATTAGGTCTGGCAAGCTAAAATTCAATCAAGGCGTGATGGATAAAGTGGCTTATGATGCAGGAAGCACGATGATGGGTTCCGCTTTTTTTGGACAGATAATTATCCTCATCGTTTTTACGCCTATACTTTTTCTAACTGGTGTAGAAGGTAAAATGTTTAAACCTATGGCATACACCTTTGGGTTTGCAATGATAGGTGCCATCATCTTGTGTCTCACGTATGTGCCTATGATGGCAGCGCTTTTTATGAAACCAGTACAAAATACCAAAAACTGGTTCGGCAGGTTTGAGCGCTGGCTCGAAAAAATAAGTGATAAAATTATAGGTGCTATTCATAGTGCATATATGCCATTATTAAAGGGAGCCCTTAAACTAAAACTTATTGTTTTATCAGCTGCTGCCGTATTACTTCTTATTGCTGGTTTTATCTTTTCTAATATGGGTGGAGAATTTGTGCCCCAGCTTGATGAAGGAGATCTAGCAATGCAAGCGCTCATTAGACCAGGAAGTTCATTATCCGAATCTATTGAAGTTTCCAAGAAAATAGAAACTATCCTATTAGAAAGTTTCCCTGAAATCAAGACGGTAACTGCTCGTATAGGTGTTGCAGATATTCCTACCGATCCTATGCCTATGGATATTGCAGATATGTACATCATCCTAAACAAGGATATGGACGAGTGGACAACAGCTTCTACTAAAGAAGGTTTGATAGATGCTATAAGAGATAAACTGGATGATGAACTCGTGGGTGTAAATTTAGTTTTTACCCAACCAGTAGAGTTACGATTTAACGAGCTGTTAGAAGGCGTAAGAGAAGATATTGCTGTAAAGCTGTATGGCGAAGATTTAGATGTGTTATCACAAAAGGTTCAGGAAATGGCAGCGATTATACAGACCGTTCCTGGCGCTGGTGATGTGAGTGCAGAACGAACTGCAGGATTACCACAGATGACCGTAAAATATAAGCGTGATAAAATGGCGCAATATGGACTGGATATTCAAAAAGTAAATGATTACATAAGTACCGCATTCGCTGGCGGAACCGCAGGAGTAATTTTTGAAGGCGAGAAACGATTTGATCTCGTGGTACGATTTGATGAAAGCCATAGAAAAAGTATCGATGACCTACGCAATATGTATATCGATCTTAAGGATGGCAATCAGATACCCATTATCGAAATAGCCGAAATTGAATACGTCCCTGGACCTATGCAAATTTCACGTGACAATACGTATAGAAGAACCTACGTAGGTGTAAATGCAAGAGGCAGGGATGTGGAGTCTGTAGTAAAAGATATTCAGCAAAAATTAGATGAAGAACTGGACTTGCCATCAGGCTATTATATTACCTATGGTGGCGAGTTTGAAAATCTACAAAGCGCAAAGGATCGTTTGATAATCGTTGTGCCCATCGCCCTGTTTTTAATATTTATACTGCTGTACTTTGCCTTAAAATCCTTTTCACAATCGCTAATGATTTACATAGCGATTCCCTTGGCGGCCATCGGTGGTGTGTTTGCCCTATGGTTGCGGGATATGCCATTTAGTATTTCCGCAGGTGTAGGATTTATTGTGCTATTTGGTGTTGCAGTTCTTAACGGACTGGTACTTATAAACCGATTTAATTCCTTAAAAGAAGAAGGTGTGATAAGTATAAAGGATAGAATATTTCAAGGGACTAAAGAACGTATTCGTCCCATTATGCTCACGGCCACCACTGATATTTTCGGCTTTTTACCTATGGCATTTTCCACATCGGCCGGTGCAGAAGTCCAACAGCCGCTCGCTACGGTAGTTATCGGTGGAATGCTTACAGCTACGCTG
This genomic interval from Nonlabens spongiae contains the following:
- a CDS encoding CusA/CzcA family heavy metal efflux RND transporter — its product is MINRIIDFSINNKFIIGLFTLTLIGVGIWSMATVNLGSVPDITNNQVQVITQSPNLGTEDIEQFVTYPVELSMGNLPGVTEIRSISRFGLSVVTIVFEDDMGTYLPRQLVQEKLNELGESIPEKFGSPSMGPISTGLGQIYEYTIKPEEGFENKYSPMELRTVQDWVIKRQLTLLEGVVEVNSYGGSIKQYEVAVNPDKLNSLGISISQVYEALARNNVNTGGAYIEKNKMSNFIRGEGLIRSLEDIKNISIINEGNIPVTIGDVATRVHFGNQVRYGAFTQDGKEAVGGIIMMLKGSNPNAVIQNVKNRMAEIEKSLPEGLTIAPIIDRSELIARTTDTVKTNLLEGALIVIFALVLLLGSLRGGIITATTIPLSLLFAFILMKQFNVWANLMSLGAIDFGIIIDGAVIIIEGTVYEIQKRIRSGKLKFNQGVMDKVAYDAGSTMMGSAFFGQIIILIVFTPILFLTGVEGKMFKPMAYTFGFAMIGAIILCLTYVPMMAALFMKPVQNTKNWFGRFERWLEKISDKIIGAIHSAYMPLLKGALKLKLIVLSAAAVLLLIAGFIFSNMGGEFVPQLDEGDLAMQALIRPGSSLSESIEVSKKIETILLESFPEIKTVTARIGVADIPTDPMPMDIADMYIILNKDMDEWTTASTKEGLIDAIRDKLDDELVGVNLVFTQPVELRFNELLEGVREDIAVKLYGEDLDVLSQKVQEMAAIIQTVPGAGDVSAERTAGLPQMTVKYKRDKMAQYGLDIQKVNDYISTAFAGGTAGVIFEGEKRFDLVVRFDESHRKSIDDLRNMYIDLKDGNQIPIIEIAEIEYVPGPMQISRDNTYRRTYVGVNARGRDVESVVKDIQQKLDEELDLPSGYYITYGGEFENLQSAKDRLIIVVPIALFLIFILLYFALKSFSQSLMIYIAIPLAAIGGVFALWLRDMPFSISAGVGFIVLFGVAVLNGLVLINRFNSLKEEGVISIKDRIFQGTKERIRPIMLTATTDIFGFLPMAFSTSAGAEVQQPLATVVIGGMLTATLLTLVVLPVLYTFIEKRRERKEQNKIGSFNPQGLTTILIVGFMLGGTAFAPAQSAVEGRAQQSQAPVQDLIAKDSIRPITLSRAVEIAKENYPVLKASQLEIERQNALSGNAYDFGSTQIFTGGEEVADGQGIYTLIGIGQQNIDLLGIGAKKRLQQQRIQLAETALDLSEIQIEREVKKAWSEAFQAKKKFVLYRELDSIYDQFAQSVELNYEVEAISRLEYAAARNQALQINNKFQQAETDYFIALQKLNLWLTPDTMYGVSDEFGASEISILESNNTLNDHPELSLSRKRIDEAQASYDAARANLLPQFNLQGGLQRVNGDSGFYTYQAGISIPLFSGPVRSRAKAAKLDAQIAETNAIFKQRELKSQFVQSQQNYARWRDTWFFYKTEALPLAIDQRKGALLAYKEGALDYAAFTQIIRDAIQTEMDALDALDNYLEALFDLQYFQN